The DNA segment ACCCATCAACCAACGTGGTATAAGTACGCTCATTAGGACAAAGCCCTCTCACACGCATCTGATCTAGAAACTCCACAGCACGGTTCATGTTCCCGGCCTTGCACATGCTATGTATCAGCGAAGTATAAGTGATGACACTAGGAGACAACCCATGCCTCAGCATCTCAGCGTGCATCACCAGAGCTTGGTGAAAGTTACCTTCTTTGCAGTACCCTTTAATAAGAGTATTGTAAGTAACTTCATCGAGAGAGAAGCCTCTCCTGTTCATCTCCGTAAGAACCAAGCTCGTCTCCTTCATCCTCCCTTCTCTACACAGCCCGTTAATAACCACATTGTAAGAAATCAGATTAGGCTCCAAACCCTTTAACGCCATTGCTCTCAAAAGCTCAAACCCATCGTCAAGCCTACGCAGCTTACAGTACCCATCGATCAAAGTGTTGTAAGTAACAACATTAGGCAGACAACCTTTCTTCTCCATTATATCGAAAAACTGAAGAGCAGCGTCTAGATTCCCAGCAGAGCAAAACCCTCTAATTAAGATGTTGTAAGTGAAGACATTCGGAGAGACCTGCGTTTCCAACATCTCCTTGAAGACATCCTCAGCGAAGCTAATGTCTCTCTTGGTTCTAATCGTAGCGTCTAAGACCGCATTGTAAGACAACACTCCAGGCATAAAGCCATGAGCTTTAGCGAGATGAATGATACTCAAAGCCTTCTCGATGAGGTTCAAACGAGAGTAAGACTTCACTACCAAATCGAAAACAGAGGATGTCGAATCGCACGAAGCGTAGGTCTCTTGCAGCGAACAGAAGACGAGGGAGGCGTCTTGGGTTTTGGAGGCGACGTCCTCGGCGAGGGTCTGCGCGGTTTTGTAGAGCTTGAACTTGGTGAGGATGTGGAGAGTGATGCATTTGCAACGGAGGGTGAAGAAGTGGTGTGGGTTGGCCCAGTTTAGGAACTTGAGGATCAGTTCTTGGTCGTTCTGGGATTTGAGGAGGAGGCTAGAGGCTGCTTCTGGGGTGAAGTCTGCGGAGATGTGTTGGAGTTGGTAAGGGTGGCGTCTGAGAAAGGTTAAAGCTTTGTCGACCAGAAGGGAGTCTGAAGGAGGAGAAGCGAGGCTCGAGAGAGATCGTCGGATTAGGGTTTTGGAGATAATCattggttttggggtttagggaagAGAGAGGGATCAAAGAAACGAAGAAGACGATGGGGGATTTGATTTGATCTCAGCCGTCCGATCATTCATCTGTTTTCTGCTTTAGATTTTCGTCAGCTACTAGATCTTGACTGCgaggatatttatttttgttcttaattttttttttttacactaaatgatgtatttataatatttggtgCGTAACCGATAACTATCATAAAAACACtagaaacaaatagaaaaaaaaaacaaatgggaataaaattatggaaatgATGAGGAATGACTGTTTCATATCAAATTTAGTGAATAACaaatttgttctttaattctctacaataAAAGGAATTAGTGGTAAAATTTATTAGGAATCTTAATGAATGCATTATTCATAGCCTTAGTCGTAAtacattgattaaaaattatttttttgtatttaaaccATCTaatagattttgacccgcgtttttacgaaattaaataatttttaataaacttctatataaaataatatataggttCAGACACATTTATTTGAAACCATAAATCAAACCGtaccaaacttaaaaaaaacgaaactaAAATTGAactgaattttataaataaccaaaCATATCATATATCTCTGGAATCGAATAATTGAAACCAAACCGAGAACCAAATGGAtacctaaatttttaaaatacaaattatattcttacaaatattaactAAGCAATGTTTTTATATCCGGTCATTGTTATGATCAGATATTGTTACAAAGATTAACTAATCAAGATATAAGAAATGTTTTTGTATCCGATCCGGACCTACAGTCGAACCGGTAAATTCAGTGGcaatataaaattagaattgGCTTATGTTCTTCGTGTATAATTCTATTTCTACCAAATGATATATCTCCACAAAATTAAGATTTAgagaaaatgtattaattaaaaatcagataaaactaaaaaatctactAATAACCCGTGAACCGACACCGGTTGATCCgacaaaaaccgaaaaaatcttataatattttttgaaaaattaattaaacttcttCAATACTTTGTAATAGTacataaaactgaataaattatttgattttgtcaTATAagtaaatttgttaatttttgaattacGCATCAAGAAGAAAGTTCGTTTGTTATGAGTTAtttctttcatatatatactaggataagacctgcgccttgcgcaggataaatttatataaaaattatttaagaaatatcgtatggaaaataaaatttatattattgatcaaataaatatttttggcccaaaacaaaaattttaaaattttttttgttaattacataatttgtttactaatgaactggtcccatttttaaaaatattttaggtcaaaaaattatttatcgcataaaaacctaatgTTTAGACCGAAaaatctcatgcctactatttggttacaatgaaatatgtcagctcggttttatatcatgatttagcaatttaaaatttaattatggttatgagaagtttacgttcacgtgccaatcatatatatctttgatttttttctcttttttgtgtcattttggttattgctcttTAATTTTAGACTAACAAAATTTCTAATTGATTTTCAAGCCGCCacgtaaaaaaattaatat comes from the Brassica oleracea var. oleracea cultivar TO1000 unplaced genomic scaffold, BOL UnpScaffold00578, whole genome shotgun sequence genome and includes:
- the LOC106319708 gene encoding pentatricopeptide repeat-containing protein At5g39710 isoform X1; amino-acid sequence: MIISKTLIRRSLSSLASPPSDSLLVDKALTFLRRHPYQLQHISADFTPEAASSLLLKSQNDQELILKFLNWANPHHFFTLRCKCITLHILTKFKLYKTAQTLAEDVASKTQDASLVFCSLQETYASCDSTSSVFDLVVKSYSRLNLIEKALSIIHLAKAHGFMPGVLSYNAVLDATIRTKRDISFAEDVFKEMLETQVSPNVFTYNILIRGFCSAGNLDAALQFFDIMEKKGCLPNVVTYNTLIDGYCKLRRLDDGFELLRAMALKGLEPNLISYNVVINGLCREGRMKETSLVLTEMNRRGFSLDEVTYNTLIKGYCKEGNFHQALVMHAEMLRHGLSPSVITYTSLIHSMCKAGNMNRAVEFLDQMRVRGLCPNERTYTTLVDGFSQKGCMNEAYRVLKEMVDNGFRPSIVTYNALINGHCVAGKMEDARAVLEDMKEKGLAPDVVSYSTVLSGFCRSYDVDEAVRVKKEMVEKGIQPDTITYSSLIQGFCEQRRTKEACDLFGEMLRVGLTPDEFTYTALINAHCAEGGLEKALNLHNEMVEKGLLPDVVTYSVLINGLNKQTRTREAKRLLLKLFYDESVPSDVTYQTLIENCGNIEFKSVVSLIKGFCMKGMMNEADRVFDSMIEKNHKPDGTAYNVMIHGHCRGGDVRKAYRLYKEMVSCGFLVHTVTVIALVKALHKEGMVDELSSIIDNVLRSCELSEAEQAKVLVEINHREGNMDVVLDVLAEMAKDGFLPNTRSQ